TCCGGGCGCAGTGGCCACGCCGGGTCCACCGCCTCGTCGTTGCCGCTGCGGGCGAACCACGCCTGGAGGCCGCGCGCCTGCGCCGCGTGCCACACCGCCTGGAGCGTGTGCAGCTCCGCGGGGGACAGCCGCTCCAGCCGGGCCGCGAAACGCCGCCCCACGGCCCGTACCACCTCCAGTGACGCCAGTGCGTCGGCCGCCGCCTCGTGCGCGCCGTCCAGCGTGACGCCGTAGTGCTCGCACAGGTCCGTCAGGGTGCGACGGCCCTTGCGGTAGCGGTCCAGGTGTTTGTCGAGGACGCGCGGGTCCAGCACCAGCATCGGAGTCGTCTCGAACCAGTGGTCCAGCGACGACGCGCGATGGCGGCGCAACTCGCGGTCCAGCAACGTCAGATCGAACGGTGCGTTCATCACCACGATCGGCCGGTTCACCGCGGCCTGCGCCGCCAGTTCCTCGGCTATCTCATGCATCACCGGCGCCGGCCAGCGGCCGTTGCGCTGCAGATGCTCATCCGTCAGTCCGTGCACCGCCGTCGCCGCCTCCGGCACCGGTACGCCCGGGTTGACCAGCCACCGGATCACCCGGGGCCGGGCCCCCGGGGCGTCCTGGACGACGACGGCCGCCGAGACGATCCGGTCGGTCTCGACGTCCACGCCTGTTGTCTCCGTGTCGAATGCCGCCAGCGGGCCCTCATACCAGCACGCCATAACTACACAACCCCTCGTTCACCCACGGCAGCTGACGTACCGTCTTCTGCCCGTTTGGTGATACCCGGGCCGTTTGCGACGTACGCCGGAAGGACACAACAGGAGTGCGGGTCTTTGCAGTTCAGCGGCCCGGTACGGGGATTCACCTTGCGTGGAAGGCTGTTGGTCATGGCGATAGCGCAGCCCGAGCGGGGCGGGCTGCTGCCCGAACGCACGGGCCCCCATCGCGGTTCACTCGCCACCACCGCCTGCATGGAGACATTGCAGGTGGGCTATCTGCACGCCGTCGCCGCGGCGTCGGGATGCTCGCTGTCCCAGCCATTTCCGGACAACGGCATCGACTGGCACGTCAGCCACAGCGCGCCCGGCCACACGGTCGACGACGAGGTCACCATCAAGGTGCAGCTCAAGGCGACCTATCAGCTCGCGCCGAACCCGCCCGGCCGCTTCTTCTCCTTCACGCTCGACAACGACCATCTGGCGAAGCTCGCCCGGACCCCGGTCTCGGTGCACAAGATCCTGGTCGTGATGATCGTCCCGCGGTCGCAGGAACAGTGGCTGCGCGCCGGTCACGACCGCCTCGACCTGCGGCACTGCTGCTACTGGGTCAACCTGGCCGGGCACCCGATCACCGGGCGGCGCCGCACCACCGTGCGGATACCGACCTCACGCATCTTCGACGACCGGGCGCTCTGCGAGATCATGACGCGCGTCGGGACGGGAGGCAGACCATGACGCACCGCCCCCTGGAGGAGCCGATACGACCAGCGAGGCCGCACCCGGCCGACGCGTCCTGGGAGCGTCCCCCCGCGCCCGGCGAGGTCGACCCCGCCGTCCTCAGCGCCCTGCTGCACAGGCACGGCTGGCAGCGGCGCGGGGGAGCGGCCGGGCGCTACGGCCGCTGGACCCCGCCCGGCCCGGGCGGCAACGGCACCAGCCTGCTCGTCCCCGAGTCCCGCGCCTTCCCCGACAGCGACGACCTGCTCGGCGAGGCGCTCATCGCCCTGTCCCGCAGTGGCACGCCCTCCGCGCGCGAGGTGCTGGTCGGGCTCGCCGTGCCCAGCGACGAGGTGCGCTGGTGGCGGGACGCGCCGAGCGGGCCGGCCGGAGCCGCGCCCTGGACCGTCGAGGAGGAACTGCGCACCGCCGCCCGCCAGATGCTCCTCGCCGCGGCTCTCGCCACCCGCGCCCGGGCCGGCTACTACGGCGCCCGGCACCGCCGCTCGGCCGCCGCCATGCTGGAGAGCGTCCTCGTCGGCTCCGGCGGTCACCACCTCGCCGCCTTCGTGCCGGTCGGGGCGGCCCGACCGCTCGCCGTGCGCCTCCACCAGGCCCTGTACGCCGCCCGCGAGGCCATCGACTACCAGCGGGCCACCGGCGGCATGGACGCCTTCGACGGTGCCGTCGAGGCGGGTGTCAGCAGGGAGCTCACGGAAGCGCTGGTGATGCTGGTGCGCGGCACCGAGGGCGCGCGCATCGCCGTCGACTGGTCGCCCGCGGCCGGGGTGCCCGCGGACTGCGCGGCCGGGGTCGAGCCCGTCGAGTTCTCGCCGGGCGACCTGCCCGTGCTGCGCGAGGCCGGCGCCCGCTATCTGCGCGAGGAGCCGTCCGTGCCGGTCAGGATCACGGGCGCGGTCGTCCGAATGCGCAGGTCGGGGCCGCGCGGCGAGGGCACCGTACGGCTGCGCGTCATAGCGGGCGCCGAGGTGCCGCACGTCCGGCTGACCCTGGACGAGGAGGCGTACCGCATCGCGGGCCACGCCCATCTCGTCGGTCTCCCCGTCCGGGTGCACGGACGGCTGGAGAGCCGGGGCGGCTTCCGCAAGATCACCGACGCCTCCGGGGTCGTACCGGTCCAGGTGGACGAGGCCGAGCGGGACCGGCTGATGAAGTCGCTCCAGGAGGATCTGGACTTCTTCGAGGAGGCGTGCGGCGGGGAGGACGCCGGCGACTGAAGGCGGCCTGAACTGGTCGACGCGGGGTTCGGCAGCGCCGGAAAGGGGCGCGGGGAACTGCGCGACCAGCCACGACGGCGCCGCAGACGACGACCGACCCGTCACGGCCCTCCCAGCGGAGCGGAGCGCACCGTTTCGCGGTCGGCCGTCCGAGGTCGGTACGATCGCGTAATGCGCGCGCTCCTGGTATGGCGCCGCACCCCACCTTCAGTCAGGAGAGACCGGTGTCAGACGTCCGTGTGATCATCCAACGCGATTCCGAGCGGGAAGAGCGCGTGGTGACAACGGGGACTACGGCCGCCGACCTCTTCGCCGGCGAGCGCTCGATCATCGCCGCGCGCGTGGGCGGCGAGCTCAAGGACCTGTCGTACGTCCTCGCCGACGGCGAAGAGGTCGAGGGCGTCGAGATCTCCTCCGAGGACGGTCTGGGCATCCTGCGGCACTCCACCGCGCACGTGATGGCGCAGGCCGTGCAGGAGCTGTTCCCCGAGGCCAAGCTGGGCATCGGCCCGCCCGTCAAGGACGGCTTCTACTACGACTTCGACGTCGAGAAGCCGTTCACGCCCGAGGATCTCAAGGCCATCGAGAAGAAGATGCAGGAGATCCAGAAGCGCGGGCAGAAGTTCGCCCGCCGCGTCGTCACCGACGAGGCCGCCCGCGAGGAGCTCGCCGCCGAGCCCTACAAGCTGGAGCTGATCGGCCTCAAGGGCTCCGCGTCCTCCGACGACGGCGCGGACGTCGAGGTCGGCGCCGGTGAGCTGACGATCTACGACAACCTCGACGCGAAGACCGGCGACCTGTGCTGGAAGGACCTCTGCCGCGGTCCCCACCTGCCGTCGACCCGCGCGATCCCCGCGTTCAAGCTGATGCGCAACGCCGCCGCCTACTGGCGCGGCAGCGAGAAGAACCCGATGCTCCAGCGCATCTACGGCACCGCCTGGCCGTCCAAGGACGAGCTGAAGGGGTACCTCGACTTCCTCGCCGAGGCCGAGAAGCGCGACCACCGCAAGCTGGGCAACGAGCTCGACCTGTTCTCCATCCCGGAGCAGATCGGCTCCGGCCTCGCCGTCTTCCACCCCAAGGGCGGCATCATCCGCCGGGTCATGGAGGACTACTCGCGCCGCCGGCACGAGGAGGAGGGCTACGAGTTCGTCTACACCCCGCACGCCACGAAGGGGAAGCTCTTCGAGACGTCCGGGCACCTGGACTGGTACGCCGAGGGCATGTACCCGCCCATGCAGCTCGACGAGGGCGTGGACTACTACCTCAAGCCCATGAACTGCCCGATGCACAACCTGATCTTCGACGCGCGCGGCCGCTCCTACCGCGAACTGCCGCTGCGCCTCTTCGAGTTCGGCACCGTGTACCGGTACGAGAAGTCGGGCGTCGTGCACGGCCTGACCCGCGCGCGTGGCTTCACGCAGGACGACGCGCACATCTACTGCACCCGCGAGCAGATGTCGGAGGAGCTCGACAAGACGCTCACCTTCGTCCTCGGCCTGCTGCGCGACTACGGCCTGACCGACTTCTACCTGGAGCTGTCCACCAAGGACCCGGAGAAGTTCGTCGGCTCCGACGAGGTCTGGGAGGAGGCCACGGAGACGCTCCGCCAGGTCGCCGAGAAGCAGGGCCTGCCCCTGGTCCCGGACCCGGGCGGCGCCGCCTTCTACGGCCCGAAGATCTCCGTCCAGACCAAGGACGCCATCGGCCGCACCTGGCAGATGTCGACCATCCAGCTCGACTTCAACCTGCCGGAGCGCTTCGACCTGGAATACACCTCCGCGGACGGCTCCAAGCAGCGCCCGGTCATGATCCACCGCGCGCTGTTCGGTTCGATCGAGCGGTTCTTCGCGGTGCTCCTGGAGCACTACGCGGGTGCCTTCCCGGCCTGGCTGGCCCCGGTCCAGGCGATCGGCATCCCGATCGGCGACGGGCACGTGGACTACCTGGAGAAGTTCGCCGCGGCCGCCAAGAAGAAGGGCCTGCGCGTCGAGGTCGACTCCTCCTCGGACCGCATGCAGAAGAAGATCCGCAACGCCCAGAAGCAGAAGGTGCCCTTCATGGTCATCGCGGGCGACGAGGACATGGCCAACAACGCCGTCTCCTTCCGCTACCGCGACGGCTCGCAGGAGAACGGCATCCCGTTCGACGAGGCCATCGCGAAGATCGCGCAGGTCGTCGAGGAGCGGGCGCAGGTCTGATCCGGCCGAACACGGTCACGAAGCCCCCGGGAAGCTCAGCTCTCCGGGGGCTTCGTGTCGCTCTCGCGGGAGAAGATCTGCAGCAGCCAGGACGAGAACGAGCCCGTCACCGCGCCGAGCAGGGCCAGCCCGCCCACCATCATCCCGATCGCGATCGACCGGCCACGCGTGGTCACCGGGGTGATGTCGCCGTATCCGACCGTGGTGAGGGTCGCGGAGGCCCACCACAGCGCGTCCCCGAAGGTCTTCATGGTGGCGTCGGGCGCTCCGCGTTCGGCCTGGTAGACCGCCAGGGAGCCGGCGAAGCCGAGCAGCAGGGTGGCCAGGCTCGCGTAAGCGATCACGCGGGCGTGCAGCGAGATCCGGGGCTGCCCCTGCCGGCGCTGGATCACGTCGTAGAGCGGCACGATCCGCAGCGGCCGCAGGAGCGGCAGGATGACCACGACCGTGTGCAGGAAGTGGGTCCTGGCGAAGTGCAGGAAGCGCCCCCCGAAGAGCCGCCAGCGCACGATGTAGTCCACGGCGAACAGCAGCCAGAGCGCGATGTTCGTGTAGACGCACACGTCCCTCCAGAAGGACGGCATGCCCACGGCGAGAACACGGGCGGCATAGGCGCCCAGGAAGAGCAGCGAGGCCAGGAACAGCGGGATCTCGGTGCGCTGCTCCCAGCGGGAATAGGGGCTGTCGTCGTCCACCGGCTCAGCTTGGCCGGTGCCTGCCCTGCCGTCGCCCCGGCGACACGCCGCGAATGGACGAAGCAATATGCTTCACGCATGACGAGTGAGCCGGAGCAGCAGTGGGGAGTGGGGATCCAGGACGCGTTCCAGCGCCTGTGGACGCCCCATCGGATGGCCTACATCCAGGGTGAGAACAAGCCGACCGGTCCCGGTGCCGACGACGGCTGCCCCTTCTGCTCGATCCCGGCCAAGTCCGACGAGGACGGCCTGGTCGTCAAGCGCGGGGAGCAGGTGTACGCGGTCCTCAACCTGTACCCCTACAACGGCGGCCACCTGATGGTCGTCCCCTACCGTCACGTCGCCGACTACACCGACCTCACCGAGCCGGAGACCATCGAGCTCGCCGCGCTGACCAAGCAGGCGATGACCGCTCTGCGCACCGCCTCGGGCGCCCACGGCTTCAACATCGGCATGAATCAGGGCACGGTCGCCGGCGCCGGCATCGCGGCCCATCTGCACCAGCACATCGTCCCGCGCTGGGGCGGCGACACGAACTTCATGCCGGTCGTCGGCCACACGCGAGTCCTGCCGCAGCTCCTGGCGGACACGAGGAAGATGCTGGCGGAGGTCTGGCCGACGGCCTGACCATTGAGCCCGTCCGGCGTTTGAGGACGAGGCCGTTCAGGCCGAAGGGGGTCTGGGGGCGCAGCCCCCAGGGCACGGTCACCCAGACCCACCCGACGCGGCCGGACCGGCGGAGCCTTACGCGTCGTACAGGTCCGCCTTCCGCGGCGACGGATCCTGCACCGCGGTGCTCAGGAACGACGACCTCGCGCCGAACTTCTCGGTGTCCACGCCGTTCTCGGCCAGCACCTTGATCGCCGCGGCATGCACCACCCGCAGCACCGGAGTGGCCGCGCGCAGCGCGTCGTCCGCCATGAAGCGGTGCCGCCACGGCTGGTCCGCCCACGCGTGCCGCACTCCGAACGGCTCGGGCAGCCCGATCGTCCCGCCCAGCCAGTTCAGCAGTGGCGGATACCAGGAGATCGGGGCCCGCACCGCCAGCCGTACCACCTCGTCGGTGTTGACCAGCGGAAGCTTCACCTTGCGGGTCTCCCACGGCTTGAACGACTTGGTGACCTCCTTGGTCGGCGCCTCGGGCTTCTCCTGGAACAGCCCGTTCACCGGACCGAGGGCGTGCCCGGTCACCTCGATGCGCAGCGTCTCGTGCAGCACGGTCACCGTGATCAGCATCGTGATGATCAACTGGCCGTCCCACAGCGTCCACTGGACGCCCAGATAGTGCCGGTCGCCGCTGCCGAACTGCTGCTTGTTGCAGATGTCCTGGATGGCGTGCGACTTGACCTGGTACGCCTCGACGTCCGTGCCCTCCGGCCGGGACACGGCCTTGGCGCCCTCGGCGATCGGCGTGACGACCCAGTGCCGTATCGAAGCCTTCGGGAAACCGCCGGTGTTCAGCGGGCCGCGCTCCAGCATGCGCAGCTGGTCGTGGATCGCGCGGATCACGTCCCAGCTGCGGAAGGGGTGGATCTCGCGGGTGGAGTCGGCGGCCACCAGGTCCTCGGCGAGCTGCCAGCTGCCCCAGCGCGTGCCCATGCCCAGTATCCCCTTGGGCCCCGCGTAGAACACGGAGTTGGACTGCTGCTCGGCGCTCAGCTTGGCCAGGGACTGGCGCAGCTGCTCGGCCTGGGTCTCGGTCGGACTGGTCGGCACCGCCTCCGGCACCTTCGCGCCGACGCTGCTGCCGGCCAGCAGGCTGTCCCACCGCTCCCGCAGATCCCGCGCGGTGCGCTCGCAGACCTGCTTCGCCCAGAACCAGCCGACGACCGGCATGAGTACACAGGCTCGCGCGTACCAGGCCCAGAAGCCGGTGAACGGCATCTTCAGCAGGAAGAGCACGGCGAACGCCCCCGCCGCGACGAGCAGCACGGAGGCGAGCGCGCCGCCCCGCTTCGCGTCCCGCTTGACGATGGTGGTGCGCAGCGTGAAGACCAGCAGCCACAGCAGCAGCCCGGGCAGGAACAGCACGCCGCAGACGACCATGATGCCGCTCAGCATGCGGTCGCGGGTCTTGCGGATGTTGTTGGCGGCCAGTGCGTGCTCGACCACTACCTGCGGCTCGGTGCCGAAGGACTGGATCAGCGGCTTGCGGCCGCTGCCGAGCATGCGGTCGACGACCGCCCGCGAGTAGGCCTCACCCAGGTTGGGCCGGAAGATCTTGGCCCACTTCCGACCGGCCTTGACATCGGTCTTGTGCCATTCGTTGTCGGCCTTCTTGATGTCCTCGTACGGGTTGTCCCGATAGGCCGCCGAGGCCAGCGCGAACGTCGCCGTCTGCCCCTCGCCGGCCGTGCGAGGCACCTGCGGACCGAAGATGTCCGCGTAACCGCCCTCAACGGTCATTCCCGCCCCCAGTCGCCGCACTGTCGCTTCTGCGGCCTTCCCGACTTCCGTATCGCGCACACCTGTTGATCAATGATCAGAGTATCCCCAGCCACCGACAACCGTCGGCGGACGGCCGAAGCCGCCCGCCGACGCGGAGGGGAGTCGCCGGTGTGCGCCCGGCGCCAACTGCTAGGCGTCGCGCGCCTCTTCACGGATCCTTTCCGCTATCTGCTGCGGCATCGGCTCGTGCCGCGCGTACGACCGGTTGAAGCGCGCGGTGCCGTGCGAGAGCGACCGCAGGTCGACCGAGTACCGGCCGATCTCGATCTCGGGCACCTCGGCCTTGATGACGGTGCGGTTCCCGCTGGTCTGCTCGGTGCCGAGGACACGGCCGCGCCGCCCGGACAGGTCGCTCATCACGGCGCCGACGTAGTCGTCGCCGACGAGCACGGACACCTCGGCCACCGGCTCCAGCAGATGGATCTTCGCGTCCCCCGCCGCCTCCCGCAGCGCCAGCGCGCCCGCCGTCTGGAACGCGGCGTCGGAGGAGTCCACCGAGTGCGCCTTGCCGTCCAGCAGCGTGACCCGGACGTCGACGAGCGGATGGCCCGCCGCGACGCCTCTGGCCGCCTGGGCCCGGATGCCCTTCTCCACCGACGGGATGAACTGCCGGGGCACCGCGCCGCCGACCACCTTGTCCACGAACTCGATGCCCGAGCCGCCCGGCAGCGGCTCCACCTCGATCTCGCAGATCGCGTACTGCCCGTGGCCGCCGGACTGCTTCACATGCCGGCCGCGGCCCGCCGACCGGTCGGCGAAGGTCTCGCGCAGGGAGACCTTGTGCGGCACGAGGTCGACCTGCACGCCGTAGCGGCTGCGCAGCCGTTCCAGGGCGACGTCCGCGTGCGCCTCGCCCAGGCACCACAGCACCACCTGGTGGGTGGACTGGTTCTGCTCCAGACGCATGGTCGGGTCCTCGGCGACCAGCCTCGACAGACCCTGTGACAGCTTGTCCTCGTCGGCCTTGCTGTGCGCCTCGATGGCCAGCGGCAGCAGCGGATCCGGCATCTGCCAGGGCTCCATCAGCAGCGGGTCGTCCTTGGCCGACAGGGTGTCGCCGGTCTCCGCGCGGCTCAGCTTCGCCACACATGCCAGGTCCCCGGCGATGCAGTGGCTGAGCTGGCGCTGCTGCTTGCCGAACGGGGCCGACAGGGCGCCGATCCGCTCGTCGACGTCGTGGTCCTCGTGCCCGCGGTCCTCCAGGCCGTGCCCGGAGACGTGCACCGTCTCGTCGGGGCGCAGGGTGCCGGAGAAGACCCGGACCAGCGAGACCCGGCCGACGTACGGGTCGGACGCGGTCTTCACGACCTCCGCGACCAGCGGGCCGTCCGGATCGCACAGGTTCAGCTCGCGCGGCTTGCCGTCGACCGTGGTCACCCGGGGGGCCTCACGCTCCAGCGGGGTCGGGAAGCCCCGTGTGATCAGCTCCAGCACCTCGACGGTGCCGAGGCCCTGCCGGGCACCTTCGGCGGCGGGCGCGGCGGCCAGCACGGGGAAGAACGTGCCGCGCGCGACGGCCCGCTCCAGGTCCTCGATGAGCGTCCTGACGTCGACCTGCTCGCCGCCGAGATAGCGGTCCATGAGGGTCTCGTCCTCGCTCTCGGCGATGATCCCCTCGATCAGCCGGTTGCGGGCCTCGTCGATCTCGGGCAGCTGGTCCTCGCCCGGCTCGGACTCCTTGCGCTCCCCGGAGGAGTACTCGAACAGCTTCTGCGACAGCAGCCCTATCAGTCCGGTCACGGGCGCGTGCCCGTCGGGACCCTGGGGGCCGTGCAGCGGCAGATACAGCGGGAGCACCGCGTCGGGGTCGTCGCCGCCGAAGGCCTCCGCGCAGATCCGCGTCATCTCCTCGTAGTCGGCCCGCGCGGCCTCCAGGTGCGTGACGACGATCGCGCGCGGCATGCCGACGGCCGCGCACTCCTCCCACACCATGCGCGTCGAGCCGTCCACGCCGTCCGAGGCCGAGACGACGAAAAGGGCCGCGTCCGCCGCTCGCAGACCGGCCCTGAGTTCCCCGACGAAGTCGGCGTATCCGGGGGTGTCCAGAAGATTGATCTTGATGCCGTCCCAGTCGACCGGCACCAGGGAGAGCTGTACCGAGCGTTGCTGCCGGTGCTCGATCTCGTCGTAGTCCGAGACCGTGCCGCCGTCCTCCACGCGGCCCGCCCGGTTCACCGCCCCCGCCGTCAGCGCGAGGGCCTCCACCAATGTGGTCTTGCCCGATCCGGAGTGGCCGACCAGCACCACATTCCGTACGGACGCGGGTTGGTCGGCCGCCGTAGCCCTGCCGGCGGCCCCAGGGTGTGCGTTCGCCTTGTCGCCCATGATCCTGCCTCCCGTGCACGGTGAGGTCACTGTGGGCGCGGACATCAGCATCCGCGTGCGATGGCGGCTTCGATGACGCCCGCGGTCCTTCGAGCTTTCCACTCCCGTCACGGTGCGTCCATACGGCGGACGGGATCCTGCCATCCGGGACCGGTGGACCGGTGCCGCCGACGGCCTGTGCGAGTGCCCGGCGGTCGCACGCACGCGCGCGTGGCTACGATGGGCCAGCCGGTGGCCAGTGGGGCCGCGGCGTCACACCGACCCTCGGGAAGGCCATGCTGAACAAGTACGCGCGTGCATTCTTCACGCGTGTCCTCACACCGTTCGCCGCGTTTCTGATCCGGCGGGGCGTCAGCCCCGACACCGTGACGCTCATCGGCACGGCCGGTGTGGTCGCGGGCGCGCTGGTCTTCTACCCCATGGGCGAGTTCTTCTGGGGCACGGTCGTGATCACGCTCTTCGTGTTCTCCGACCTCGTCGACGGCAACATGGCCCGGCAGCTCGGCCGCTCCAGCCGCTGGGGCGCCTTCCTCGACTCCACGCTCGACCGGGTCGCCGACGCCGCGATCTTCGGCGGCTTCATCCTCTGGTACGCCGGTGACGGCGACGACCTCGTGCTGTGCGCCGTCTCGATCTTCTGCCTCGCCAGCGGCCAGGTGGTGTCGTACACCAAGGCGCGCGGCGAGTCGATCGGCCTGCCGGTCGCCGTCAACGGCCTGGTCGAGCGCGCCGAGCGGCTGGTGATCTCGCTGGTCGCGGCCGGTTTCGCGGGCCTGCACAAGTTCGGCGTGCCCGGCATCCAGTACCTGCTGCCCGTCGCCCTGTGGATCGTCGCCGTCGGCAGCCTGGTGACGCTGATCCAGCGCGTCGTCACGGTCCGCCGCGAGTCCGCCGAGGCGGAGGCCGCCGCGGCCGCGGCGGAGAAGCCGCAGAACGCCTCCCACGGGAGCGAGGCAGCCAAGTGAGTGCCCGGGACCGGCTCACGGACGCGCTGTACGGACTCGGCTGGGGCACCGTCAAGAAGCTCCCCGAGCCGGTCGCCGTACGGCTCGGCCGCACCATCGCCGACCTCGCCTGGAAGCAGCGCGGCAAGGGCGTCAAGCGGCTGGAGAGCAACTACGCGCGCGTGGTGCCCGACGCGAGCCCGGAACGCCTCGCGGAGCTCTCGCGCGCCGGCATGCGCTCCTACCTGCGCTACTGGATGGAGTCCTTCCGGCTGCCCGCCTGGAGCCCCGAGCGCATAAGGAACGGCTTCGACCCCAAGGACGTCCACCACCTCACCGACGGCCTGGCCTCCGACCGGGGCGTCATCCTCGCCCTGCCGCACCTGGGCAACTGGGACCTCGCGGGCGCCTGGGTCACCACCAAGCTGGAGACACCGTTCACGACGGTCGCCGAGCGCCTCAAGCCCGAGACGCTCTACGACCGCTTCGTCGCCTACCGCGAGGGCCTCGGCATGGAGGTCCTGCCGCACAGCGGCGGCACCGCCTTCGGCACGCTGGCCCGCAGACTGCGCGACGGCGGCCTGGTCTGCCTGGTCTCCGACCGCGACCTGTCCGCCTCCGGCGTCGAGGTGGACTTCTTCGGCGCCACGGCCCGGATGCCGGCCGGTCCCGCGCTGCTCGCCCAGCAGACCGGGGCGCTGCTGCTCCCCGTGACGCTCTGGTACGACGACTCGCCCGTCATGCAGGGCCGGGTGCATCCCCCGATCGAGGTACCCGAGTCAGGTACCCGGGCCGAGAAGACGTCTGTCATGACACAGGCGCTGGCCGATGCCTTCGCCTCGGGGATCGCGGAACATCCGGAGGACTGGCACATGCTCCAGCGCTTGTGGCTCGACGACCTTGAACCACGACCATCGGCCGCCGGCGCCCGGGACGGGGAACGTCCGTGAGGATCGGCATCGTCTGCCCCTACTCCTGGGACGTCCCCGGTGGCGTCCAGTTCCACATCCGCGACCTCGCCGAGTACTTCATCCGGCTCGGCCACGAGGTGTCGGTCCTCGCCCCCGCCGACGACGACACCCCGCTCCCGCCCTACGTCGTCTCGGCGGGCCGCGCCGTGCCGGTGCCGTACAACGGCTCGGTCGCGCGCCTGAACTTCGGGTTCCTCTCGGCCGCCCGGGTGCGCCGCTGGCTGCACGACGGCCGGTTCGACGTCATCCACATCCACGAGCCGACGTCACCCTCCCTCGGCCTGCTGGCGTGCTGGGCCGCGCAGGGACCGATCGTGGCGACCTTCCACACCTCCAACCCGCGCTCCCGGGCCATGATCGCCGCGTACGCCATCCTCCAGGCGGCCCTGGAGAAGATCAGCGCCCGGATCGCGGTCAGCGAGTACGCCCGCCGCACGCTGGTGGAGCACCTCGGCGGCGACGCGGTCGTCATCCCCAACGGCGTCGACGTCGACTTCTTCGCCGAGGCCGAGCCCAACCCCGAGTGGCAGGGCGACACGCTCGGCTTCATCGGCCGCATCGACGAGCCCCGCAAGGGCCTGCCCGTCCTGATGCGGGCCCTGCCGAAGATCCTCGCGGCCCGCCCGCAGACCAGGCTCCTGGTGGCCGGCCGGGGCGACGAGAAGGAGGCGGTGGAGTCCCTGCCCGCCGAGCTGCGCTCCCGCGTCGAGTTCCTCGGCATGGTCAGCGACGAGGACAAGGCCCGCTTCCTGCGCAGCGTCGACCTGTACGTCGCCCCCAACACCGGCGGCGAGAGCTTCGGGATCATCCTGGTCGAGGCATTGTCGGCCGGCGCCCCGGTCCTCGCCTCCGACCTCGACGCGTTCGCCCAGGTCCTGGACCAGGGCGCGGCCGGCGAACTCTTCGCCAACGAGGACGCAGACGCCCTCGCCGAGGCCGCCGTACGTCTCCTGGATGACCCGGTCCGCCGGGCCGAGCTGCAGAAGCGGGGCAGCGCACACGTCCGCCGCTTCGACTGGTCGACGGTCGGCGCGGACATCCTGTCCGTGTACGAGACGGTGACCGCGGGCGCGGCGGCGGTGGCGGCCGACGACCGCCCCTCGGGCGGCGGGAGCGGGCTACGGGCCCGGCTGGGGCTGGCGCGGGACTGACCACCGTAGTGCCGGGTGAGCCGGCCGTCCGGGGCACGGGCGGGCCGAGCGGTTCACCCGGCGGGGCACCCCCGTAGGCTTTCCGCCCG
The DNA window shown above is from Streptomyces chartreusis and carries:
- a CDS encoding elongation factor G-like protein EF-G2, whose protein sequence is MGDKANAHPGAAGRATAADQPASVRNVVLVGHSGSGKTTLVEALALTAGAVNRAGRVEDGGTVSDYDEIEHRQQRSVQLSLVPVDWDGIKINLLDTPGYADFVGELRAGLRAADAALFVVSASDGVDGSTRMVWEECAAVGMPRAIVVTHLEAARADYEEMTRICAEAFGGDDPDAVLPLYLPLHGPQGPDGHAPVTGLIGLLSQKLFEYSSGERKESEPGEDQLPEIDEARNRLIEGIIAESEDETLMDRYLGGEQVDVRTLIEDLERAVARGTFFPVLAAAPAAEGARQGLGTVEVLELITRGFPTPLEREAPRVTTVDGKPRELNLCDPDGPLVAEVVKTASDPYVGRVSLVRVFSGTLRPDETVHVSGHGLEDRGHEDHDVDERIGALSAPFGKQQRQLSHCIAGDLACVAKLSRAETGDTLSAKDDPLLMEPWQMPDPLLPLAIEAHSKADEDKLSQGLSRLVAEDPTMRLEQNQSTHQVVLWCLGEAHADVALERLRSRYGVQVDLVPHKVSLRETFADRSAGRGRHVKQSGGHGQYAICEIEVEPLPGGSGIEFVDKVVGGAVPRQFIPSVEKGIRAQAARGVAAGHPLVDVRVTLLDGKAHSVDSSDAAFQTAGALALREAAGDAKIHLLEPVAEVSVLVGDDYVGAVMSDLSGRRGRVLGTEQTSGNRTVIKAEVPEIEIGRYSVDLRSLSHGTARFNRSYARHEPMPQQIAERIREEARDA
- the thrS gene encoding threonine--tRNA ligase yields the protein MSDVRVIIQRDSEREERVVTTGTTAADLFAGERSIIAARVGGELKDLSYVLADGEEVEGVEISSEDGLGILRHSTAHVMAQAVQELFPEAKLGIGPPVKDGFYYDFDVEKPFTPEDLKAIEKKMQEIQKRGQKFARRVVTDEAAREELAAEPYKLELIGLKGSASSDDGADVEVGAGELTIYDNLDAKTGDLCWKDLCRGPHLPSTRAIPAFKLMRNAAAYWRGSEKNPMLQRIYGTAWPSKDELKGYLDFLAEAEKRDHRKLGNELDLFSIPEQIGSGLAVFHPKGGIIRRVMEDYSRRRHEEEGYEFVYTPHATKGKLFETSGHLDWYAEGMYPPMQLDEGVDYYLKPMNCPMHNLIFDARGRSYRELPLRLFEFGTVYRYEKSGVVHGLTRARGFTQDDAHIYCTREQMSEELDKTLTFVLGLLRDYGLTDFYLELSTKDPEKFVGSDEVWEEATETLRQVAEKQGLPLVPDPGGAAFYGPKISVQTKDAIGRTWQMSTIQLDFNLPERFDLEYTSADGSKQRPVMIHRALFGSIERFFAVLLEHYAGAFPAWLAPVQAIGIPIGDGHVDYLEKFAAAAKKKGLRVEVDSSSDRMQKKIRNAQKQKVPFMVIAGDEDMANNAVSFRYRDGSQENGIPFDEAIAKIAQVVEERAQV
- a CDS encoding DUF4365 domain-containing protein, translating into MAIAQPERGGLLPERTGPHRGSLATTACMETLQVGYLHAVAAASGCSLSQPFPDNGIDWHVSHSAPGHTVDDEVTIKVQLKATYQLAPNPPGRFFSFTLDNDHLAKLARTPVSVHKILVVMIVPRSQEQWLRAGHDRLDLRHCCYWVNLAGHPITGRRRTTVRIPTSRIFDDRALCEIMTRVGTGGRP
- a CDS encoding potassium channel family protein: MDDDSPYSRWEQRTEIPLFLASLLFLGAYAARVLAVGMPSFWRDVCVYTNIALWLLFAVDYIVRWRLFGGRFLHFARTHFLHTVVVILPLLRPLRIVPLYDVIQRRQGQPRISLHARVIAYASLATLLLGFAGSLAVYQAERGAPDATMKTFGDALWWASATLTTVGYGDITPVTTRGRSIAIGMMVGGLALLGAVTGSFSSWLLQIFSRESDTKPPES
- a CDS encoding 3'-5' exonuclease, producing MACWYEGPLAAFDTETTGVDVETDRIVSAAVVVQDAPGARPRVIRWLVNPGVPVPEAATAVHGLTDEHLQRNGRWPAPVMHEIAEELAAQAAVNRPIVVMNAPFDLTLLDRELRRHRASSLDHWFETTPMLVLDPRVLDKHLDRYRKGRRTLTDLCEHYGVTLDGAHEAAADALASLEVVRAVGRRFAARLERLSPAELHTLQAVWHAAQARGLQAWFARSGNDEAVDPAWPLRPDLPAAA
- a CDS encoding HIT family protein, which encodes MTSEPEQQWGVGIQDAFQRLWTPHRMAYIQGENKPTGPGADDGCPFCSIPAKSDEDGLVVKRGEQVYAVLNLYPYNGGHLMVVPYRHVADYTDLTEPETIELAALTKQAMTALRTASGAHGFNIGMNQGTVAGAGIAAHLHQHIVPRWGGDTNFMPVVGHTRVLPQLLADTRKMLAEVWPTA